A stretch of DNA from Chlorogloeopsis sp. ULAP01:
TTTGGTGGTTTGGGCAAAGCACGGTATTAATCGGAGGTTTTATTTTAGTGCTTTATCTATTGCCTCAACTTGGTTTTATTTCACTTTTGCTGCCAGTATTTCCAATTATGATAGCTATTTTCTCCTTTGCTGCTAGCTTACTCAATGCACCAGTCAGCTATGCAATTGGCAGTGCAATGTTCTTTGGTTGGACATTGGCAGCTACTTTTCCTTTGGCAAGGTAAGACTATATTAAAGACATTAGACTTCTTGCAAAAATTAGAATCTAGGTTAATTACAACCACAGATAAACACTGATAAAATCTGTGTCCATCTGTATCTATCTTTAGTCAATTTTTTTGAAAATAAAGTGAGTGCAAGAGGTTTATGACAATCATTTCCCCTTGAATATGCAGTTAATATTAAAAAACTAACCACAAAGAACACATTAGACGCGGAGCGGCTTCCCGTAAGGGTAGAACACAAAGGAAGAAATTGGTACTCATTAAGTGTAAGTTTATAGAGAATTGGTATTAGGGCAGGACAAAATTCCCTCCCTCTTTGTTTAAGTTAATAGCGAGAGAGAGGGTAAAATTTTGTAGCAATTTGGAAAATTAGGCAAATATGGGCTAAATATTTACTTGTTGGCGCTGATATAACGACCAGTACAAACCTTGTTGCTGCAACAGTTCGGAGTGAGTACCGCGTTCAACTAGAACACCCTTTTCTAGCACCAATATTAAATCTGCACGCTTGAGAGGGGCAAAACGATGGGCAATCAGAAATACAGTTCGCCCTTGAGAAACTTGTTGCAGATTTTGCAAGACTTGTTGTTCTGTTTCGCTATCTAATGCGCTGGTAGCTTCATCTAAAATCAGAATCGGTGCTTGCGAAAGAAACAGGCGTGCTAAGGCAATGCGTTGTCGCTGCCCGCCAGATAAGGCTGTACCGCGTTCGCCAACGTTGGTTTCGTAGCCGTGGGGTAAATCACTGACAAAGTCGTGAGCAACAGCGAGCCTGGCTGCTTCTACTACTTGTTCGGCGGTAATGTCGGGATTTCCAAGGGTGATGTTTTCCAATATCGAACCGTTGAACAGAAAATCTTCTTGCAGAACTACACTAATTTGTTGACGCAGTGAAACTAAATCGGCACTTTTAATATCAAAACCATCAATCAGGATACGTCCTGATTCGATTTGATACAGGCGCTGCAAAAGTTTAGAAAGAGTACTTTTACCAGAACCACTACGTCCGACAATACCAACAAACTGCCCTGGTTGGACGGAAAAAGAGATACCCCGCAAAACTGGTTCTGTGTTGGCTCGATAGCTGAAGAAGACTTGCTCAAAGCTGACTTGCCCTTTGAGAGGTGGCAGAACTAAACCAGTTCCTGGTTCGGCTTCTGGAGCTACGTTGAGAATGTCGCCAATCCTATCTACAGAAAGTAAAACTTGCTGTAAATTTTGCCATAGTTGCACTAAGCGTAGCAATGGCCCTGTGACTCTACCGGAAAGCATTTGAAAGGCAACAAGCTGTCCGATGGTAAGCTTGTTTTCAATTACTAACTTAGCCCCAAACCACAGAATCAGCAGGCTAGAAAAATTAGTAAGAAAATCACCGATATTACTGCTGATGTTCGAGGTAGTAGAGGCTCTGAAACCTGTACGAATGAAACGGGCAAACAAACCTTCCCAGCGATCGCGTGCGATTGGTTCTGCTGCATGAGCTTTGACAGAATGAATTCCCGTGACTGTCTCGACGAGAAATGATTGACTGTCGGCACTGCGATTAAAAGTTTCGTTGAGCCAATTGCGGAGAATCGGTGTGGCTACCAATGTCAAGATGGCGAACAAAGGCAATACAGCTAAAGCCGTGAAAGTGAGAGGAATATTGTAGTAAAACATCAGTGCTAGGTACACCACAGCAAAGATGCTGTCTAAGATGACAGTTAAAGCTGTACCCGTAAGAAACTGACGAATTTGTTCTAGTTCTTGAACACGGGCAACTGTGTCTCCTACCCGCCGCGATTCAAAATAGGCTAAAGGCAGACGCATCAAGTGGCGAAATAGCTGCGCCGATAAACTCAAATCCAAACGCCGGGCAGTATGGGTAAAGATAAACAATCGCAGGATACCAAGTATTGACTCAAACAGTGCCACCAACAGCAGCGCGATCGCCATGACATCGAGAGTCGCTAAACTCTCCTGCACCATGACTTTATCAATGACAACCTGGGTAATTAAGGGTGTTGTTAATCCCAAAAGCTGTAATGTAAAAGATGCTAGCAGCACTTCTATGAGTAATCTTCGGTACTTCCATACTGCTGGTAAAAACCAACCGAGATTAAATCTTTCCTGCTTCTGAATCAGTTCTACTTGCCATAGCTGCCCGTGCCAATACTCTTCCACCACTGACTGCGGCAAAACTTCACACGTGCAATCTGGATTGAGAGGATTAGCTATTGTTAGGCGATCGCCCCTGACGGCATAAACAACCACCCAACTTGCTTCACTTTCTGTCGCTCCACCCCAAGGTAACAAAGCAGGAAAAGATAACTGCTGCAAATTACTCCAACTCACTTGCAATCGCCGCATTACAAAGCCTAACTTTTCTGCTGTTTCTACCAAATGTTTTGGGCGCTGTCCTCTCAGTTGGCGCTGTACCCATTCCAATTTGACAGGATTGTCTAACTGCTGCGCCACCATTGTCAAACAAGCAGCAGCTGTGTTGCGACTGGAAACAAAGGGGTAAGTTGGTTGGGGGGAAAGAGAGGACACAGGGAGCGAGGGACGCGGGGACGCGGGGAATTGTGAATCAGGTTCTCTCCCCTTGTCCCCTTGTCTCCTTGTCTCCTTGTCCTCATTTTTCTCCGTGTCTCCGTGTCTCCGTGTCTCCGCGTCTTCTTTAGAGCCTTGCCAATACTCCTCAATCTCTGGCGTAGAAACTTCCATCCATACTGCTGCACTCCAACGCACCACGATCACGTCTTTACTGGCAGCTACAGCTTTACATTCAACAGGCAGCTGTTGCAAACTACCGAACCAATCGCCTACTTGCAGTGTTGCTAAGGGCTTCCCTGTTTCTTCTTCTCGCAAGCGAACTTTTCCAGAAACGATCAAATATTGGTAATCAGCTCCATCTTTTGGCCAAATTTTTTCTCCTAAATTAAAGCACTGACTTTCTGACTGCTTTTTCAAAAAGGTTTGTTGTTCGGCATTTAACCAGCATAGTGGTGGTTGATTCCAAGGTAGAGAGGCTAGCACCCTTGTATGTGAATATTCTTCGTCTGTAGTTTTTATTTCACTTGCAGTTTGACTGTCAGCTTTTGAATTTTCTCTGCTAGCCATTTCTCAAACAACTCATTCTGTAGTGTTTGCTTTAGTTGAGTATCTGTCAGGGAAGCTGGAAGAAATTGTTCTACACGAAACAAACCATAACGTTCTTCTAGCTCGATTGGCCCTATTATTTCTCCAGGGCTAGCTACGTCTACTGCTGCCCTGAGTTTATCTGGCATACTACCCCGGCTCACCGGCCCCATGATTCCGTTTACAATTCGGTCATCTGTAAGTGAATATTCTTTTGCTAATTGTTCAAAGCTAGCTCCTTCTTCAATTTGAGCTTGTAGTTCTTCAGCTAATTCCCGATTGTCTACTATAATTCGTGAAATTACTACGCGATCCAAGAAAATTTTCCTTTCTATAAAATATTCTTGTAGCTTATTTTCTGTGACTACAGCTTTTAATTTTTCCAACTTAAAGTTAAAAGAAATTGTTGAGTGAAATATTTCATAATCTGTACCATTATTTTTTAGCCATTCTTGAAA
This window harbors:
- a CDS encoding type I secretion system permease/ATPase, whose translation is MASRENSKADSQTASEIKTTDEEYSHTRVLASLPWNQPPLCWLNAEQQTFLKKQSESQCFNLGEKIWPKDGADYQYLIVSGKVRLREEETGKPLATLQVGDWFGSLQQLPVECKAVAASKDVIVVRWSAAVWMEVSTPEIEEYWQGSKEDAETRRHGDTEKNEDKETRRQGDKGREPDSQFPASPRPSLPVSSLSPQPTYPFVSSRNTAAACLTMVAQQLDNPVKLEWVQRQLRGQRPKHLVETAEKLGFVMRRLQVSWSNLQQLSFPALLPWGGATESEASWVVVYAVRGDRLTIANPLNPDCTCEVLPQSVVEEYWHGQLWQVELIQKQERFNLGWFLPAVWKYRRLLIEVLLASFTLQLLGLTTPLITQVVIDKVMVQESLATLDVMAIALLLVALFESILGILRLFIFTHTARRLDLSLSAQLFRHLMRLPLAYFESRRVGDTVARVQELEQIRQFLTGTALTVILDSIFAVVYLALMFYYNIPLTFTALAVLPLFAILTLVATPILRNWLNETFNRSADSQSFLVETVTGIHSVKAHAAEPIARDRWEGLFARFIRTGFRASTTSNISSNIGDFLTNFSSLLILWFGAKLVIENKLTIGQLVAFQMLSGRVTGPLLRLVQLWQNLQQVLLSVDRIGDILNVAPEAEPGTGLVLPPLKGQVSFEQVFFSYRANTEPVLRGISFSVQPGQFVGIVGRSGSGKSTLSKLLQRLYQIESGRILIDGFDIKSADLVSLRQQISVVLQEDFLFNGSILENITLGNPDITAEQVVEAARLAVAHDFVSDLPHGYETNVGERGTALSGGQRQRIALARLFLSQAPILILDEATSALDSETEQQVLQNLQQVSQGRTVFLIAHRFAPLKRADLILVLEKGVLVERGTHSELLQQQGLYWSLYQRQQVNI
- a CDS encoding peptidylprolyl isomerase, producing MESSSFLNVDEQPISLEQVVKYLQISGKLGQFIGDILRQYIIDQELQMREDIAISPAITEQAIIDFRLKNQLSEPKAFQEWLKNNGTDYEIFHSTISFNFKLEKLKAVVTENKLQEYFIERKIFLDRVVISRIIVDNRELAEELQAQIEEGASFEQLAKEYSLTDDRIVNGIMGPVSRGSMPDKLRAAVDVASPGEIIGPIELEERYGLFRVEQFLPASLTDTQLKQTLQNELFEKWLAEKIQKLTVKLQVK